A genomic segment from Peptococcus niger encodes:
- the xsc gene encoding sulfoacetaldehyde acetyltransferase: MAEKQKMTPSEAIVEQLRAEGVEYCAGIVGSAFMDMLDLFPDAGIRFIACRDEHTAGHMMDAYNRISGKIGVCTGQNGPGITNLITSIATAYQAHSPVLVIGPSAGSASVGWDGFQEVDQVPMFKPITKKSFAIPHPSRAADCVRTAFRVMYADRGPVYLDVPRDYFYGELEDFILPPEEYRSTSGLIPDGETMKRAAEVIANAKRPVIISGRGVVDSDALDYVEKIAEYLSCPVATTYLHNDAYRFSDPHWVGPIGYMGSKAAMYSVRDADVILAIGCRLSYFGTLPQYDIKYFKQDGTQDIVQIDVQAKQIARTHPVKVGIVGDARVTAEGLLKLLQEKGDRKPDQARLDEIKALRADWDKEIKDLAMEEPAEGTIHPRRLLYEMMLAKPEDCIVTTDIGNVSSTANSYLRFNNPRLHVACLTNGNTGFAFQAAMGAKLAAPDQPVMSLAGDGAWGMSFYEVMTAVQENLPVVAVVFRNNAWCAEKKNQVDFYNDRYVGCEIEAPSWAEVAKVMGAEGIYVDKADELAGAFKKAFDLTMNEKKTVVLEVRVDGTKLAPPFRKDALKLPVRFLDRYKHLDYREWKKD; encoded by the coding sequence ATGGCAGAAAAACAAAAAATGACGCCGTCTGAAGCTATTGTAGAACAGCTTCGCGCAGAAGGCGTCGAGTATTGCGCCGGTATCGTAGGCTCCGCATTTATGGATATGTTGGACCTCTTCCCGGATGCAGGCATTCGCTTCATCGCTTGCCGTGATGAGCACACCGCAGGTCACATGATGGATGCTTACAACCGTATCAGTGGTAAAATCGGTGTTTGCACAGGTCAGAACGGCCCTGGGATTACCAACTTAATTACTTCTATTGCTACGGCTTATCAGGCACACAGCCCGGTATTGGTCATCGGTCCTTCCGCTGGTTCCGCTTCCGTTGGTTGGGACGGCTTCCAAGAAGTTGACCAAGTACCGATGTTCAAACCTATTACTAAAAAATCTTTTGCTATTCCTCATCCCAGCCGTGCAGCTGACTGCGTTCGTACCGCATTCCGCGTTATGTATGCTGATCGTGGCCCGGTTTACCTGGACGTTCCCCGTGACTATTTCTACGGCGAACTGGAAGACTTCATCCTTCCTCCTGAAGAATACCGCAGCACCTCCGGCCTGATTCCGGATGGCGAAACCATGAAACGTGCTGCTGAAGTCATTGCTAACGCTAAACGCCCTGTTATCATCAGCGGCCGTGGTGTTGTTGACTCTGACGCTTTAGACTATGTTGAAAAAATTGCTGAATACTTGAGCTGCCCGGTAGCAACCACCTACCTGCACAATGACGCTTATCGTTTCAGCGATCCTCACTGGGTTGGGCCGATCGGCTACATGGGCTCCAAAGCCGCTATGTACTCCGTTCGCGACGCTGACGTTATCCTGGCTATTGGTTGCCGCCTGTCCTATTTCGGTACACTTCCGCAATACGACATCAAATACTTCAAACAAGACGGTACCCAAGATATCGTCCAAATCGACGTTCAAGCTAAACAAATCGCTCGTACCCATCCGGTTAAAGTTGGTATCGTCGGCGACGCCCGCGTTACCGCTGAAGGCCTCTTGAAACTTCTCCAAGAAAAAGGCGACCGTAAACCTGACCAAGCTCGCTTAGACGAAATCAAAGCTCTGCGCGCTGATTGGGATAAAGAAATCAAAGACCTCGCTATGGAAGAACCTGCTGAAGGCACCATCCACCCGCGTCGTCTCCTCTATGAAATGATGTTGGCTAAACCGGAAGACTGCATTGTTACCACCGACATCGGTAACGTTTCTTCCACCGCTAACAGCTACCTGCGCTTCAACAACCCGCGTCTGCACGTGGCTTGCTTAACCAACGGTAACACCGGTTTTGCATTCCAGGCTGCTATGGGTGCTAAATTGGCTGCTCCGGATCAACCGGTTATGTCCTTGGCCGGTGACGGTGCATGGGGCATGAGCTTCTATGAAGTTATGACCGCTGTTCAAGAAAACCTGCCGGTTGTTGCTGTTGTCTTCCGTAACAACGCATGGTGCGCAGAAAAGAAAAACCAAGTGGACTTCTACAACGACCGTTATGTCGGTTGCGAAATTGAAGCTCCGAGCTGGGCTGAAGTGGCTAAAGTCATGGGCGCTGAAGGCATCTATGTTGATAAAGCCGATGAATTGGCTGGCGCATTCAAGAAAGCTTTCGACCTGACCATGAACGAAAAGAAAACCGTTGTGCTTGAAGTACGTGTCGACGGCACCAAATTGGCACCGCCGTTCCGTAAAGACGCACTGAAACTCCCGGTTCGTTTCTTGGATCGTTACAAACATCTCGACTACAGAGAATGGAAAAAAGACTGA
- a CDS encoding TrkH family potassium uptake protein, with product MALSFKRFSTSQIIILGYAGVIFLGTLLLMLPIATATGESAPFLTALFTATSALSVTGLVVENTATYWSLFGQGVVIVLIQMGGMGVITVAIGLSLLRGQRIGLKQRRVIQDALAAPQVGGIIRLTRVIIYRVVLVELVGALILLPGFVERFGLGRGLWYSCFHAISAFCNAGFDLFGVQEPYASLTSFADSPVVNLVIMALIIIGGLGFLTWEDILTHRFKVKRYKMQTKVILCMTGALVFLPALYFFTYELADLPLQKRLWASLFQSVTTRTAGFNTVDLGLFSGGGLMLMTLLMLVGGGPGSTAGGMKVTTPAVLYAMSYAVFKRERAAHLFHRRIPSTAIHMSVAIFCLYTGACLLGGFFMFYFENLPLLKCLFECASAIGTVGLTLSITPGLSGVSHVILILLMFIGRVGAMTFMFATFSQVRDRSAAMPEEKISIG from the coding sequence ATGGCTCTTAGCTTTAAGCGATTTAGTACGTCGCAAATCATTATTTTAGGGTATGCCGGTGTGATTTTCTTAGGGACGCTTCTTTTGATGTTGCCGATAGCCACAGCCACTGGCGAGAGTGCCCCTTTCTTAACGGCACTTTTTACCGCCACTTCTGCCCTTTCGGTGACGGGACTGGTGGTGGAAAATACGGCCACTTACTGGTCCCTATTTGGCCAAGGGGTGGTTATCGTCTTGATTCAAATGGGAGGCATGGGGGTGATTACCGTTGCGATTGGTTTATCCCTCCTGCGTGGTCAGCGGATTGGCCTGAAACAACGGCGAGTCATCCAGGATGCCTTAGCCGCGCCTCAGGTGGGCGGGATTATCCGCTTGACCCGGGTGATCATCTATCGGGTGGTCTTGGTAGAACTTGTTGGGGCCTTGATTCTTCTGCCTGGATTTGTTGAAAGGTTTGGCTTGGGCAGGGGGCTTTGGTACAGTTGTTTCCATGCAATCTCTGCCTTCTGTAACGCTGGCTTTGACCTCTTTGGTGTCCAAGAACCCTATGCCTCCTTAACCTCTTTTGCAGACAGCCCAGTGGTTAACCTGGTCATTATGGCCTTGATTATTATCGGCGGCTTGGGTTTTTTAACCTGGGAGGACATTCTTACCCACCGGTTTAAGGTTAAACGGTATAAGATGCAGACAAAGGTCATCTTATGTATGACTGGGGCCCTGGTTTTTTTACCAGCCCTCTACTTTTTCACTTATGAATTGGCCGACCTTCCCCTGCAAAAGCGCCTATGGGCCTCCTTATTCCAATCGGTTACCACAAGAACAGCCGGTTTTAACACGGTGGACTTGGGCCTTTTCAGTGGCGGTGGCTTAATGCTCATGACCCTGCTCATGCTGGTTGGTGGCGGGCCGGGATCTACGGCAGGGGGGATGAAGGTCACGACGCCGGCTGTTCTTTATGCCATGTCCTACGCTGTTTTTAAGCGTGAACGGGCAGCCCACCTTTTTCATAGGCGGATTCCCTCTACAGCCATTCACATGTCCGTCGCCATATTTTGCTTATATACAGGGGCCTGTTTGCTGGGTGGCTTTTTCATGTTTTATTTTGAGAACCTGCCCTTGCTTAAATGTCTATTTGAGTGTGCCTCAGCCATTGGGACCGTAGGGTTGACCCTGAGTATTACCCCGGGCTTAAGCGGGGTATCTCATGTCATCTTAATCTTACTCATGTTCATTGGCCGGGTTGGGGCTATGACTTTTATGTTTGCGACTTTTTCCCAGGTGAGGGACCGGAGTGCAGCCATGCCGGAAGAAAAAATCAGTATTGGTTAG
- a CDS encoding APC family permease — translation MSEKKTMQPTEDVKFEKALSPLSIWGLALGAMIGWGCFVLPGNEFLPKGGPLGSTIGLIIGAMMIIIISFSYSYLISKFPVAGGEFVYAYASFGKLPAFICGWFIAIAYWALIPMNGTAVGLIGRYLFPGILQHKVLYSVAGWEVYDGEIIVSILAILIVGLINMRGVKAAGWFQTAVALGLVGAILLVTAGVMISQPSLGDLKPYYPTGSSPIKGIFAIAAMAPWAFVGFDCIPQASEEYAFSNKKTKKLLISSIAIACLMYALMNLVTGIVLPWEEFLAEGHFWPTGFAVEMVVGKVGLLFLGIAMFCGIVSGLNAFYLAGSRLLYSMSLAGALPDPFKKLDSVYKVPRMAIVFMMVLAIIAPFFGRQVLSWLVDMTSVGAAMGFAFTTASAARFAWRHENRSQMVISLIGLAFAVFFLSLLLLPFTPGTLSLEAWICLIIWLVIGAVFYFIKREDYRQSNQLEESIRDLSDESEHDHLVF, via the coding sequence ATGAGTGAAAAGAAGACCATGCAACCGACAGAAGATGTAAAATTTGAAAAAGCACTATCGCCGCTTTCCATTTGGGGGTTAGCGCTCGGGGCGATGATTGGCTGGGGCTGTTTTGTTTTACCCGGTAATGAATTTTTACCGAAAGGCGGTCCGCTGGGGTCGACCATCGGTTTAATCATCGGTGCAATGATGATTATTATCATCAGTTTCAGTTACAGCTATCTGATTAGTAAGTTTCCGGTTGCCGGAGGCGAATTTGTGTATGCCTATGCCTCATTCGGGAAATTACCGGCCTTTATTTGCGGTTGGTTTATCGCCATTGCCTACTGGGCTTTGATTCCCATGAATGGTACGGCGGTCGGCTTAATCGGCAGGTATTTATTCCCGGGCATTTTGCAGCATAAAGTTCTTTATTCAGTTGCCGGTTGGGAAGTGTATGACGGTGAAATCATCGTCAGCATCTTGGCCATTCTGATTGTAGGCTTGATTAATATGCGCGGCGTTAAAGCTGCCGGATGGTTCCAAACGGCCGTAGCCTTGGGCCTGGTCGGGGCAATCTTATTGGTGACGGCAGGAGTTATGATCTCCCAGCCCTCCCTAGGTGACCTAAAACCCTATTATCCGACCGGTAGCAGCCCGATTAAAGGGATATTTGCCATTGCGGCCATGGCACCTTGGGCTTTTGTGGGCTTTGACTGCATTCCGCAAGCCTCGGAAGAATACGCTTTCTCCAATAAAAAGACGAAGAAACTACTGATTTCATCCATCGCCATTGCCTGCTTAATGTATGCCTTGATGAACCTTGTCACAGGTATCGTTTTACCCTGGGAAGAATTCCTGGCGGAAGGGCACTTCTGGCCCACGGGCTTTGCCGTTGAAATGGTAGTCGGTAAAGTTGGCCTGCTCTTTTTAGGTATCGCTATGTTCTGCGGTATTGTCAGCGGCCTGAATGCCTTTTACCTGGCCGGTAGCCGTCTGCTGTATTCCATGAGTTTGGCCGGTGCCTTACCGGATCCCTTTAAAAAGCTTGATTCGGTGTATAAAGTGCCCCGGATGGCCATTGTTTTCATGATGGTTTTAGCGATTATCGCACCCTTTTTTGGTCGGCAGGTGCTTTCCTGGCTGGTTGACATGACCTCGGTCGGGGCGGCCATGGGCTTTGCCTTTACCACCGCTTCTGCTGCTCGCTTTGCTTGGAGGCACGAAAACCGCTCGCAAATGGTCATTAGCTTGATTGGTTTGGCCTTTGCCGTATTTTTCCTGTCCTTGCTCTTGTTGCCCTTTACTCCGGGGACCCTTTCTCTGGAAGCTTGGATCTGCCTGATTATTTGGCTTGTCATTGGCGCCGTCTTCTATTTTATTAAAAGAGAAGATTATCGGCAGTCCAACCAATTGGAAGAATCCATAAGAGACCTAAGTGATGAATCGGAGCACGACCATTTGGTTTTCTAA
- a CDS encoding APC family permease → MNDKKTIQPTEEVKFEKALSPLSIWGLALGAMIGWGCFVLPGNEFLPKGGPLGSTIGLIIGAMMIIIISFSYSYLIKKFPVAGGEFVYAYAAFGKLPAFICGWFIAIAYWALIPMNGTAVGLIGRYLFPGILQHKVLYSVAGWEVYDGEIIVSILAIVIVGLINMRGVQAAGWIQTAVVLGLIGAIFLVTAGVMMSHPTIQDLKPYFPTGENPFKGIFAIAAMAPWAFVGFGCIPQASEEYAFSNEKTKKLLISSIAIACLMYALMNLVTGIVLPWEEFLAEGHFWPTGFVVEMVVGKIGLFFLGIAMFCGIVSGLNAFYLSGSRLLYSMSLAGALPAPFKKLDSVYKVPRLTVAFMMVLAVIAPFFGRQVLSWLVDMTSVGASMGFTFATAAAAVFAWRHKDRSQFVVSVIGLVFSVLFVSLLLLPFMPGALSMEAWVCLFIWLAMGAIFYFSKYKEYHQSTQLEEAIQSITEEDDQF, encoded by the coding sequence ATGAACGATAAGAAGACCATTCAACCGACAGAAGAAGTAAAATTTGAAAAAGCGCTATCCCCCCTTTCCATTTGGGGGTTAGCGCTCGGGGCGATGATTGGCTGGGGCTGCTTTGTTTTACCCGGTAACGAATTTTTACCGAAAGGCGGTCCGTTGGGGTCGACCATCGGCTTAATCATCGGTGCAATGATGATTATTATCATCAGCTTCAGTTACAGTTACCTGATTAAAAAATTTCCGGTTGCCGGGGGCGAGTTTGTGTATGCCTATGCCGCATTCGGAAAATTACCGGCCTTTATCTGCGGTTGGTTTATCGCCATTGCCTACTGGGCTTTGATTCCCATGAATGGTACGGCGGTCGGTTTAATCGGCAGATACTTATTCCCGGGCATCTTGCAGCATAAAGTCCTTTATTCCGTTGCTGGCTGGGAAGTGTATGACGGTGAAATCATCGTCAGCATCTTGGCCATTGTCATCGTAGGCTTGATCAACATGCGTGGCGTTCAAGCTGCCGGCTGGATTCAAACGGCTGTGGTATTGGGCTTGATTGGTGCAATTTTCCTGGTAACTGCCGGCGTTATGATGTCACATCCGACGATTCAAGATTTGAAACCGTATTTTCCGACCGGTGAGAATCCGTTTAAAGGCATATTTGCCATTGCGGCCATGGCACCGTGGGCCTTTGTAGGGTTTGGGTGTATTCCACAGGCTTCTGAAGAGTATGCTTTTTCAAATGAGAAAACAAAAAAACTGCTGATTTCATCCATTGCCATTGCCTGTCTGATGTACGCTTTGATGAACCTCGTTACCGGCATTGTCCTGCCTTGGGAAGAGTTTTTGGCAGAAGGTCATTTTTGGCCGACAGGTTTTGTCGTTGAAATGGTAGTTGGTAAAATTGGTCTGTTCTTTTTGGGCATTGCCATGTTTTGTGGTATTGTCAGCGGCCTGAATGCTTTTTACTTGTCTGGCAGTCGCTTGCTGTACTCCATGAGTTTAGCCGGTGCTTTGCCGGCACCGTTTAAGAAGCTTGATTCCGTATACAAGGTTCCCCGTCTTACCGTTGCTTTCATGATGGTACTGGCGGTGATTGCTCCCTTTTTCGGACGTCAAGTGCTCTCTTGGCTGGTGGATATGACCTCTGTAGGGGCCTCTATGGGCTTTACTTTTGCCACGGCAGCTGCAGCAGTTTTTGCTTGGCGGCATAAGGATCGCTCACAATTTGTTGTCAGCGTGATAGGGTTGGTTTTTTCTGTACTTTTCGTATCACTCTTGCTATTGCCCTTTATGCCGGGAGCTCTTTCCATGGAAGCATGGGTTTGCCTCTTTATTTGGCTGGCCATGGGCGCCATCTTCTACTTCTCAAAGTATAAAGAGTATCATCAATCCACTCAGTTGGAAGAAGCCATTCAAAGTATCACTGAGGAAGATGATCAGTTTTAA
- a CDS encoding aminotransferase class III-fold pyridoxal phosphate-dependent enzyme has product MTYKLPKFTREEVLEMDHKYNVHSWSAQKALKNIIPVEKSEGIYFYDYNGKRYADMCSQLVNMNLGHGNQQIIDAIKEQAEQLCFIAPGQSVGIRAALAKKIVEHAPEGMSRVFFTNGGADSNENAIKMARQASGKQKVLSMYRSYHGATITAGNVSGDSRRFAAEIGGSAPGIVHFFGPFPYREEIEFESEEALTEYYLKMLRKQIIAEGHNNIAAIILETVIGANGVILPPKGYLAGIRALCDEYGIFMICDEVMAGFGRTGTWFAVDNWNVSPDMITFAKGVNSGYVQLGGIIMNEKVASHFDDVALQCGLTYQGHPLACASAYASIEYIEEHNILDNVQKVGKVLGECLEELAAKHACVGEVRYIGLFSAIDLVKNKETKEPIAEYAVDTTGNQKKVVAKCKELGFYTYGRDNCIQICPPLIITEEELREQMKVLDEVLTWADNEFCK; this is encoded by the coding sequence ATGACTTACAAATTACCTAAATTTACCCGCGAAGAAGTACTGGAAATGGACCACAAATACAATGTCCACTCCTGGTCTGCACAAAAAGCACTGAAAAACATTATCCCCGTTGAAAAATCTGAAGGCATCTACTTCTATGATTACAACGGCAAACGCTATGCTGACATGTGCTCCCAGCTCGTTAACATGAACTTGGGCCATGGCAACCAACAAATCATCGATGCCATTAAAGAACAAGCTGAACAGCTTTGCTTTATCGCACCGGGCCAATCAGTTGGCATTCGTGCCGCCTTGGCTAAAAAAATTGTGGAACATGCTCCGGAAGGCATGAGCCGCGTATTCTTCACCAACGGTGGTGCTGACTCCAACGAAAACGCCATTAAAATGGCTCGTCAGGCTTCCGGCAAACAAAAAGTCTTGTCCATGTACCGTTCCTATCACGGGGCTACCATCACCGCTGGTAACGTTTCCGGTGACAGCCGTCGCTTTGCCGCTGAAATCGGTGGTAGCGCTCCTGGGATTGTTCACTTCTTTGGGCCTTTCCCCTATCGTGAAGAAATTGAATTTGAAAGCGAAGAAGCATTAACCGAATACTACCTGAAAATGCTCCGCAAACAAATCATTGCTGAAGGTCACAACAACATTGCCGCCATCATCTTGGAAACCGTTATCGGCGCCAACGGCGTAATCCTGCCGCCGAAAGGCTACCTGGCCGGCATCCGTGCCCTCTGCGATGAATACGGCATCTTCATGATTTGCGACGAAGTTATGGCCGGCTTTGGTCGTACCGGCACCTGGTTCGCCGTTGACAACTGGAACGTTTCTCCGGACATGATCACCTTCGCTAAAGGCGTTAACTCCGGTTACGTTCAATTGGGCGGTATCATCATGAACGAAAAAGTGGCCAGCCACTTTGACGATGTTGCCCTGCAATGCGGCTTAACCTACCAAGGTCATCCGCTGGCTTGCGCTTCCGCTTACGCTTCCATCGAATACATCGAAGAACACAATATCCTGGACAACGTCCAAAAAGTGGGTAAAGTGCTCGGCGAATGCCTGGAAGAATTGGCAGCAAAACACGCTTGCGTCGGTGAAGTTCGTTACATCGGTCTCTTCAGCGCCATTGACCTGGTGAAAAACAAAGAAACCAAAGAACCTATTGCTGAATATGCTGTTGACACCACCGGCAACCAGAAAAAAGTCGTTGCCAAATGCAAAGAACTCGGCTTCTACACCTATGGCCGTGACAACTGCATCCAAATCTGCCCGCCGCTTATCATCACTGAAGAAGAACTTCGCGAACAAATGAAAGTTCTTGATGAAGTCCTGACCTGGGCTGACAACGAATTCTGCAAATAA